A genomic segment from Mucilaginibacter terrenus encodes:
- a CDS encoding family 43 glycosylhydrolase codes for MKIRFAFTLLLTALFFVASAQTKQLTYCNPLNIDYGYTPFENFAAWGKHRATADPTVTYFKGNYYLFSTNQFGYWWSPDMLSWKFVSRKFVRPYNEVKGDELCAPAILVLGDTLLVIGSTYNKDFTLWMSTDPTHDTWKAAKDYFQVGAWDPGMFADDDGRVYIYHGSSNTLPLYGQEIDRKTFEPIGPKKEMIKLDWKEHGWERFGENNDNVFLTGFMEGSWMNKHNGKYYLQYGAPGTEGKGYGDGVYVGDKPLGPFKYQSHNPFSYKPGGFAKGAGHGGTWADKYGNYWHISTMVVDVKNNFERRIGFWPAGFDKDGILYTNTAYGDYPHYLSAGKEDHLKSNFTGWMLLNYNKPVQVSSTLGAYVPNLAVDEDIKTYWSAKTANKGEWIQTDLGDVSTIRAIQLNYADQDATFMGKSLGVYHQYIITSSTDGKTWKTLVDKSRNKTDVPHDYIELKTPAKARYLRLTNLHMPTGKFAISGFRVFGKGAGVAPDTVRNLIVLRGDAERRNSWIRWRQTDGAVGYTIYMGTAPDKLYNNIMVYNTNEYYFNGMEKSQPYYFQIEAFNENGISKRTKVIKVE; via the coding sequence ATCCGCTTTGCTTTTACCCTGTTGCTCACTGCACTTTTTTTTGTCGCTTCCGCACAAACCAAACAACTTACTTACTGCAACCCCCTCAATATTGATTACGGCTATACGCCGTTTGAGAACTTTGCAGCATGGGGCAAACACCGCGCCACTGCAGATCCGACAGTTACATATTTCAAAGGAAATTACTACCTGTTCAGCACCAACCAGTTTGGCTACTGGTGGAGCCCCGATATGCTTAGCTGGAAATTTGTGTCCCGCAAGTTTGTGCGACCTTATAACGAGGTGAAAGGCGATGAGTTGTGCGCACCGGCAATCCTGGTTTTAGGTGATACCCTGCTGGTGATAGGTTCTACCTACAATAAAGACTTCACGCTCTGGATGAGCACCGACCCTACGCATGATACCTGGAAAGCTGCTAAGGACTACTTCCAGGTAGGCGCCTGGGACCCGGGCATGTTTGCCGACGATGATGGTCGCGTTTACATTTATCACGGCAGCAGTAACACCCTGCCGCTGTACGGACAGGAGATAGACCGCAAAACCTTTGAGCCTATCGGCCCTAAAAAGGAGATGATAAAGCTGGACTGGAAAGAGCACGGCTGGGAGCGCTTTGGCGAGAACAACGACAATGTATTCCTCACCGGCTTTATGGAAGGCAGCTGGATGAACAAACATAACGGCAAGTATTACCTGCAGTACGGTGCACCCGGCACCGAAGGTAAAGGCTACGGAGATGGCGTTTACGTAGGCGATAAGCCCCTTGGTCCGTTTAAGTACCAAAGCCACAACCCGTTCAGCTACAAACCGGGCGGCTTTGCCAAAGGTGCCGGTCACGGCGGTACCTGGGCGGATAAGTACGGCAATTACTGGCACATCAGCACCATGGTGGTAGATGTAAAAAATAACTTCGAACGCCGCATAGGTTTCTGGCCGGCTGGATTCGATAAAGATGGCATCCTGTACACCAACACCGCTTACGGCGATTACCCGCACTACCTGTCGGCAGGTAAAGAGGATCACCTCAAAAGTAATTTTACCGGCTGGATGCTGCTGAACTACAATAAACCGGTGCAGGTATCGTCAACCCTGGGCGCTTACGTACCCAATCTTGCCGTTGATGAAGATATAAAAACCTACTGGAGCGCAAAGACTGCCAACAAAGGGGAGTGGATACAAACCGATTTGGGCGATGTAAGTACCATCCGCGCTATACAGCTTAACTATGCCGACCAGGATGCTACCTTTATGGGAAAATCATTGGGTGTTTACCATCAGTACATCATCACCTCGTCAACAGATGGGAAAACCTGGAAAACGCTTGTTGATAAAAGCAGGAACAAGACCGACGTACCGCACGACTACATCGAACTTAAAACACCTGCAAAAGCGCGTTACCTGCGGCTAACCAACCTGCATATGCCTACAGGCAAGTTTGCTATATCTGGTTTCAGGGTGTTTGGCAAGGGTGCAGGTGTAGCGCCAGACACGGTTCGCAACCTCATTGTGCTTCGTGGCGATGCTGAGCGCCGCAATAGCTGGATACGCTGGAGGCAAACCGATGGTGCTGTTGGTTATACTATCTATATGGGCACCGCACCGGACAAGCTGTATAACAACATAATGGTATACAACACCAACGAGTACTACTTTAACGGTATGGAAAAAAGCCAGCCATATTATTTCCAGATAGAAGCATTTAACGAGAATGGTATAAGTAAACGGACGAAGGTGATAAAGGTGGAATAG
- a CDS encoding acetyl-CoA carboxylase carboxyltransferase subunit alpha: protein MKITFDFEKPLAELQQQIEKVQQVEEKNKLDMSATIAELQAKLETAKKEIYGNLTGWQKVQISRHPERPYTLQYLELMCDDFIELHGDRTVGDDKAIIGGFGTMNGQTAMFIGHQKGRNTKERQYRNFGMANPEGYRKALRLMKMAEKFNKPVITLIDTPGAFPGLEAEERGQGEAIARNLLEMAVLKVPVICVVIGEGASGGALGIGIGDKVLMLDNSWYSVISPENCSTILFKTWEQKERAAEMLKLTSTEMLKNKLIDGVIKEPLGGAHQDPVAMAATLKKQLLKDLKSLKDRNIEELVAERIDKFCNMGVVLEEQAQALTL, encoded by the coding sequence ATGAAGATAACATTTGATTTTGAAAAACCCCTGGCAGAGCTACAGCAGCAGATAGAGAAGGTACAGCAGGTAGAAGAGAAGAATAAGCTGGATATGAGCGCTACTATTGCTGAGCTTCAGGCAAAACTGGAAACAGCAAAGAAAGAGATATACGGCAACCTTACCGGTTGGCAAAAAGTGCAGATATCCCGCCACCCGGAGCGTCCTTATACATTACAGTACCTGGAACTGATGTGCGACGACTTTATAGAACTGCACGGCGATCGTACTGTAGGTGACGATAAAGCCATTATTGGCGGCTTTGGAACCATGAACGGACAAACTGCAATGTTCATCGGGCACCAAAAAGGACGCAACACCAAAGAGCGCCAGTACCGCAATTTTGGTATGGCCAACCCCGAAGGTTACCGCAAGGCACTGCGCCTGATGAAGATGGCCGAGAAGTTTAACAAGCCTGTAATCACCCTTATAGATACCCCCGGAGCTTTCCCGGGCCTGGAAGCAGAAGAACGCGGACAAGGCGAAGCAATTGCCCGTAACCTGTTGGAGATGGCAGTGCTTAAAGTGCCGGTAATTTGTGTGGTTATTGGCGAAGGCGCATCAGGTGGTGCACTGGGCATTGGCATTGGCGATAAGGTGCTGATGCTGGATAATTCATGGTATTCTGTTATCTCTCCGGAGAACTGCTCTACCATATTATTTAAAACCTGGGAGCAAAAAGAACGCGCTGCAGAAATGCTGAAGCTTACCAGTACAGAAATGTTGAAGAACAAGCTGATAGATGGTGTTATAAAAGAGCCTCTTGGTGGCGCACATCAGGACCCTGTAGCTATGGCTGCTACGCTTAAGAAGCAGTTACTTAAAGACCTGAAGTCGCTTAAAGACCGCAACATAGAGGAACTGGTTGCCGAACGAATAGACAAGTTCTGCAATATGGGTGTAGTGCTTGAGGAACAAGCTCAAGCCTTAACGCTTTAA
- a CDS encoding sensor histidine kinase: MDTIVAPQDKEALFDVVFYNNPVPMWYYDRATLRFLEVNQVAIDRYGYSREEFLSMTIQDIRPEEDIPTLMKTVKGLIAPLENEEVFRHVYKDGTVRSVKIIAYPARFNNHDARIVIVNDVTDITLLMERFELIAKATQDAVWDWNLQTNELWWNQTFLDLFGHKKDEVELNIDSWVSRIHPEDRERVMNGIHQAIDNGEEKWCDEYRFLRGDGTYASTLDRGYVIYKNDKAVRMLGSMMDVTEQKLLQKAQEDSETLLQTITSASPAALWMADEAGNVVYVNQKWIEWSNAGVGENLGEGWLQVVHPDDRTRVWNTYQNAHVSRDSYEVDYRILFNDGSVRWVTATGLPRLTADNRFIGFVGSVTDITRQKQLELQKDGFISTVSHELKTPIASIKGYEQLLSRTKSVKDTQGLNFLNRMRVQINRLDTLVQDLLDISRIESGKLIFKESIFEVNVLMAELVPDLQLVYPTHTLMLVENQSCKISADRNRIVQLITNLVDNAVKYSPGASKVLIRLTCDEEYLSVCIQDFGKGISKEQESFIFERFYQVNNVYKAPGLGIGLYVCKEIIDRLNGNIWFESVVEQGTTFHFKLPRKLEA; this comes from the coding sequence ATGGATACTATTGTTGCCCCCCAGGATAAAGAAGCGCTGTTTGATGTTGTATTTTACAATAACCCGGTACCCATGTGGTACTATGACCGGGCAACACTCCGGTTTTTAGAAGTTAACCAAGTTGCTATTGACCGTTATGGATACTCACGCGAAGAATTCCTGAGTATGACCATTCAGGATATACGACCGGAAGAGGATATCCCTACCCTCATGAAAACCGTTAAAGGGTTGATTGCTCCGCTTGAAAACGAAGAGGTTTTTCGCCATGTTTATAAAGATGGCACAGTAAGGTCTGTAAAAATTATTGCTTATCCTGCCAGATTTAACAACCATGATGCCCGAATAGTGATTGTAAACGATGTTACAGACATTACCCTTTTAATGGAGCGCTTTGAACTGATTGCGAAAGCAACACAAGACGCGGTATGGGATTGGAACCTGCAAACTAATGAACTTTGGTGGAATCAAACTTTTTTAGACCTTTTTGGGCACAAGAAAGACGAAGTTGAGCTCAATATAGATTCATGGGTAAGCCGTATACATCCGGAAGACCGCGAAAGGGTTATGAACGGCATACACCAGGCAATAGACAATGGCGAGGAAAAGTGGTGCGACGAATACCGTTTTTTACGCGGTGACGGCACCTACGCCTCGACACTTGACCGTGGTTATGTAATTTATAAGAACGACAAGGCCGTGCGCATGTTAGGCTCTATGATGGATGTAACCGAACAGAAGTTACTGCAAAAAGCACAGGAAGATTCGGAAACACTGCTTCAAACCATCACGTCGGCATCGCCCGCAGCGCTTTGGATGGCGGATGAAGCAGGCAATGTTGTTTACGTAAACCAGAAATGGATAGAATGGAGCAATGCAGGCGTTGGTGAAAACCTTGGTGAGGGCTGGCTGCAGGTGGTACACCCGGATGACCGTACCCGTGTTTGGAACACCTACCAAAATGCACATGTCAGCAGAGATTCTTATGAGGTGGATTATCGTATTCTTTTTAACGATGGTTCGGTACGTTGGGTAACAGCTACCGGGCTGCCGCGGCTCACTGCCGATAACCGGTTTATCGGCTTCGTAGGATCCGTTACCGACATTACCCGCCAAAAGCAGCTGGAATTGCAAAAAGATGGCTTTATAAGCACTGTGAGCCACGAATTAAAAACACCTATCGCATCCATTAAAGGATACGAGCAACTACTAAGCCGGACAAAGTCTGTTAAAGACACGCAAGGGCTGAATTTTTTAAACCGCATGCGGGTACAAATTAACCGCCTGGACACCCTTGTGCAGGATTTGCTGGATATCTCGAGGATTGAATCGGGCAAGCTGATTTTTAAAGAAAGTATTTTTGAAGTGAACGTGCTGATGGCAGAGCTGGTTCCGGATCTACAACTGGTGTATCCAACGCATACCCTGATGCTGGTAGAAAACCAAAGCTGCAAAATATCTGCCGACCGTAACAGGATTGTTCAGCTGATAACCAACCTGGTAGACAATGCTGTAAAGTATTCCCCGGGTGCAAGTAAAGTACTGATAAGGCTCACCTGCGATGAAGAGTACCTCTCCGTATGTATCCAGGACTTTGGCAAGGGTATATCAAAAGAGCAGGAGTCGTTTATTTTCGAAAGATTTTACCAGGTGAATAATGTTTACAAAGCGCCTGGCCTGGGAATTGGCCTATATGTTTGCAAAGAAATAATAGACCGCCTGAACGGCAACATATGGTTTGAAAGCGTAGTGGAGCAAGGTACTACGTTCCATTTTAAGCTCCCGCGCAAGCTGGAAGCTTAA
- a CDS encoding pepsin/retropepsin-like aspartic protease family protein, with amino-acid sequence MKHIFFILLAFVPFGAFCQGRLPVIKARLNQAKIYQQDEPASNWNINPHVKPDVFVAAKFIKATTVKFKTDVDSISFKLRQGEHRDFIVLLNGKDSCLTRIESPEVKDFTKLAVEIHDTIPFLLNKFNTNLVPLVFNNADTLMLNFDTGATEISFTDEALKQKIKSNPKLYNTRYAVKIGSQTLNTKIYDTRLAGNEADGLLGWDLFDGMIVELDYDHNKMMLHSRMPAPIKHDPHYARFKMRYLKNKPFIESEIRQSGAKSKSWFLFDLGYQRTAMLDNDLLRETNFPTRKMEVIKKVIMHGTRNNEVPVITANLQTLMIGKFELTNVPAQIIEQNKPLRGVNIHILGTDVLKRFNTVLDFQHNIIYLKPNHLYNTPYADQKKSGA; translated from the coding sequence ATGAAGCATATCTTTTTCATTCTGCTTGCATTTGTTCCGTTTGGCGCTTTCTGCCAAGGCAGGTTGCCTGTTATAAAGGCCAGATTAAACCAGGCAAAAATCTACCAGCAGGATGAACCGGCATCAAACTGGAACATCAATCCACACGTTAAGCCCGACGTTTTCGTCGCCGCAAAGTTTATCAAAGCCACAACGGTTAAGTTTAAAACTGACGTTGATTCTATTAGCTTCAAACTGCGGCAAGGCGAGCACCGGGATTTTATTGTGCTGCTGAATGGTAAGGATTCCTGCCTCACCAGGATAGAGAGCCCGGAAGTAAAAGACTTTACCAAGCTGGCAGTAGAGATACACGACACCATACCTTTTCTGCTTAATAAGTTTAATACTAACCTTGTACCACTGGTGTTTAACAATGCCGATACATTGATGCTGAACTTTGATACCGGCGCTACCGAAATATCGTTCACCGATGAGGCGCTTAAGCAAAAGATCAAGTCTAACCCTAAGCTCTATAACACGCGCTATGCTGTTAAGATAGGTTCACAAACGCTGAATACCAAGATATATGACACACGGCTGGCAGGCAACGAAGCGGACGGCTTACTGGGATGGGACCTGTTCGATGGGATGATTGTGGAGCTTGACTATGATCATAATAAAATGATGCTGCACTCCCGCATGCCAGCGCCAATTAAGCACGACCCCCATTACGCCCGGTTTAAAATGCGCTATCTTAAGAACAAGCCATTTATAGAAAGTGAGATCCGCCAGAGCGGGGCCAAAAGTAAGAGCTGGTTCCTGTTTGACCTGGGTTACCAACGTACAGCTATGCTGGATAACGATCTGCTCAGAGAAACAAACTTCCCTACCAGGAAGATGGAGGTTATTAAGAAAGTGATAATGCACGGTACCAGAAATAACGAAGTGCCTGTTATCACAGCAAACCTGCAGACACTGATGATCGGCAAATTTGAACTAACAAATGTTCCCGCTCAAATAATAGAGCAGAACAAACCATTAAGGGGCGTAAACATCCATATCCTGGGTACCGACGTGCTGAAGAGGTTTAATACCGTGCTCGATTTTCAGCACAACATCATCTACTTAAAACCCAATCATCTATACAATACACCCTACGCGGATCAGAAGAAAAGCGGTGCATGA
- a CDS encoding helix-turn-helix domain-containing protein: MKTYYLPDDILDGQKADDASVVVRYYTSGNNSIKNKIALNQNMINLLISGTKTIVYPEETAILNEGQLVLLSTGNVLTSELISGTAGFSSILLYFSNDVFNRFLIKYEHLAKGAGTKAEKHPFVIFEQDAFIRQYISSLQALSNTKNVIPPAIALLKLEELLLYLLHAQPDRLLSLHVLSQDREELQLKKVVESHVGHLITVDELAFLCNMSTSTFKRRFGEIYNTTPQKWLQAKKLEMAAELLRLPAESPSAVYIKVGYQNHSSFSQAFRQHYGCTPSNYRTERLNVIP, translated from the coding sequence ATGAAAACCTACTATTTACCTGATGATATACTGGACGGCCAAAAGGCTGATGACGCTAGCGTTGTTGTTAGGTATTACACCTCCGGCAACAACAGCATCAAGAATAAAATTGCCCTCAATCAAAATATGATAAACCTGCTGATCAGCGGGACAAAAACCATTGTTTACCCCGAAGAAACAGCCATTTTAAATGAAGGCCAGTTGGTTTTATTATCTACAGGTAACGTATTAACCTCAGAACTGATATCCGGAACAGCGGGCTTCAGTAGTATACTACTCTACTTCAGCAACGATGTCTTTAATCGTTTTCTTATTAAATACGAGCACCTGGCTAAGGGTGCCGGGACAAAGGCCGAAAAGCATCCTTTCGTGATATTTGAGCAGGATGCGTTTATCAGGCAATATATTTCTTCGCTGCAGGCTTTATCAAACACAAAAAATGTAATACCTCCGGCAATTGCGCTGCTAAAGCTGGAAGAACTTTTACTTTATCTGCTGCATGCCCAGCCAGATAGGCTGCTTAGCTTGCATGTTTTATCTCAAGACAGGGAAGAGCTGCAGCTGAAGAAAGTGGTAGAAAGCCACGTCGGGCACCTGATAACCGTAGACGAGCTTGCCTTTCTTTGCAACATGAGTACATCTACATTCAAAAGAAGGTTTGGTGAGATATACAACACTACACCACAAAAATGGCTGCAGGCGAAAAAGCTGGAAATGGCTGCCGAGCTATTAAGATTACCTGCGGAAAGTCCGTCGGCAGTTTACATAAAGGTAGGTTATCAAAACCATTCAAGTTTTTCTCAGGCGTTTCGGCAACACTATGGTTGCACACCCAGTAATTACCGCACCGAGCGTTTGAACGTTATACCATAA
- a CDS encoding ester cyclase, which yields METTEKNKHVVLRFNKEVIEQGNQESFNELMHQKFINQSAPEGMDNGAQGMSYFFEQILRPALPDVKVTIHQQVAEGDLVTTRKTITGTHTGTLLDVEPTGRLVQIDVIDIVEVKDGKYLQHWGITSLPAVLSQLKQN from the coding sequence ATGGAAACAACCGAAAAAAACAAACATGTAGTGCTTCGCTTTAATAAGGAAGTGATAGAACAGGGTAACCAGGAAAGCTTTAATGAGCTGATGCACCAAAAGTTTATCAACCAATCGGCACCGGAAGGAATGGACAACGGAGCGCAGGGAATGAGTTATTTTTTTGAGCAAATATTACGCCCTGCCTTGCCCGACGTAAAGGTGACCATACATCAGCAGGTAGCCGAAGGTGATTTGGTAACAACACGTAAAACCATAACCGGCACACATACAGGAACATTGTTAGATGTTGAGCCTACTGGACGGTTGGTGCAGATAGACGTGATAGACATTGTTGAGGTAAAAGATGGCAAATACCTGCAGCATTGGGGTATCACCAGCCTGCCCGCTGTTTTGTCGCAGCTAAAGCAAAACTAA
- a CDS encoding basic secretory protein-like protein — MKKTLLSLLFLTFAASASFAAAPDTLKQGKYTLIVDGNDANFDKSIRQELINTFFKVYPGIVKEYNKKSLTTVHFFIDTAYHGVAATDNGRVVFSPEYMTKHPHDIDVVTHEVMHIVQDYGDSNGPGWLTEGIADYVRNEHGVANEAAKWRLPDFKPTQNYDNAYRVTARFLVWIETKVKKGTVKKLDDVMRKHTYTDGIWAQLTGKSVDELWKAYAANPAL; from the coding sequence ATGAAAAAGACCCTACTCTCCCTGTTGTTTTTAACTTTTGCGGCAAGTGCATCATTTGCAGCCGCGCCAGATACTTTAAAGCAAGGCAAATACACCCTGATTGTTGATGGCAATGACGCTAACTTCGATAAATCCATCCGCCAGGAACTCATCAACACCTTCTTTAAAGTATACCCCGGCATTGTTAAGGAGTACAATAAGAAGAGCCTAACTACCGTCCACTTCTTTATCGACACAGCTTACCACGGCGTGGCCGCAACAGATAACGGCCGGGTGGTGTTTAGTCCCGAATACATGACCAAGCACCCTCATGATATTGATGTGGTTACCCACGAGGTAATGCACATTGTACAGGATTACGGCGACAGCAACGGACCCGGATGGCTTACAGAAGGTATTGCAGATTATGTACGTAACGAACATGGCGTAGCTAATGAAGCTGCTAAATGGCGCCTGCCCGATTTTAAACCAACTCAAAACTATGATAACGCTTACCGTGTAACCGCACGTTTTTTGGTGTGGATAGAAACTAAAGTAAAGAAAGGCACTGTTAAAAAGCTTGATGATGTAATGCGTAAGCACACTTATACCGATGGCATATGGGCACAACTTACCGGCAAAAGTGTTGATGAGCTTTGGAAAGCATACGCCGCAAACCCAGCTTTGTAA